One segment of Fructilactobacillus hinvesii DNA contains the following:
- the guaA gene encoding glutamine-hydrolyzing GMP synthase: MPNLAKKYDSVVVLDFGSQYNQLITRRIREMGVYSELKPHTMSAAEIKKMDPKAIIFSGGPNSVNGPNALGVDPEIFNLGLPILGICYGMQLMAHDLPGGETVTAKNSEYGQADINVTDHNSEFFKDMDEKQRVLMSHGDFVTKVPDGFSATATSANCPISAMADSKRGFYAVQFHPEVNLTAKGREMLRHFVFDIAGAKANWSMDDFIEDEIQNIKETVGDKRVILGLSGGVDSSVVAVLLHRAIGDQLIPVFVDHGLLRKNEAQQVLKSLGEDFGLNIDFVDASEHFLDKLKGVTDPEKKRKIIGKEFIATFSNEARKFKDVDFLAQGTLYTDVIESGTDTAQTIKSHHNVGGLPEDLQFKLIEPLNKLFKDEVRELGEKLGMPSELVWRQPFPGPGLAIRVIGEVTPERLRMVRDSDAILRDEFAKAGLNKTVWQYFTALPGIRSVGVMGDERTYDEAVTIRAVTSVDGMTAEFAEVPWEVLGKISKRIVDDVPGVNRVLYDITGKPPATIEYE; the protein is encoded by the coding sequence ATGCCAAATTTAGCGAAAAAATATGATTCCGTGGTTGTGTTAGACTTCGGAAGTCAATACAACCAACTCATTACCCGCAGGATCCGGGAAATGGGCGTTTATTCCGAACTAAAGCCACACACCATGTCTGCCGCAGAGATCAAAAAGATGGATCCCAAAGCCATCATCTTCTCTGGGGGCCCAAATAGTGTTAACGGTCCCAACGCATTAGGGGTGGACCCAGAGATCTTTAACCTGGGCTTGCCAATTCTCGGAATTTGTTACGGGATGCAACTGATGGCTCACGATCTCCCTGGTGGAGAAACCGTCACTGCTAAAAATAGTGAATACGGACAAGCCGACATCAACGTGACGGATCATAACTCCGAGTTCTTTAAGGACATGGACGAAAAGCAGCGCGTTTTGATGAGTCACGGGGACTTTGTTACCAAAGTTCCAGATGGGTTTTCGGCCACTGCCACTAGTGCCAACTGTCCAATTTCAGCCATGGCTGATTCAAAACGAGGCTTTTACGCCGTCCAATTCCACCCAGAAGTAAACTTAACTGCTAAAGGTCGCGAAATGCTGCGGCACTTTGTCTTTGACATTGCCGGTGCGAAGGCCAACTGGTCGATGGACGACTTTATTGAAGACGAAATTCAAAACATCAAAGAAACGGTTGGTGACAAACGGGTTATCCTCGGTTTATCTGGTGGAGTGGATTCTTCCGTGGTCGCCGTGCTGTTGCACCGGGCCATTGGTGATCAATTGATTCCCGTCTTCGTGGATCACGGTTTGCTCCGGAAAAACGAAGCCCAACAAGTTCTGAAATCATTGGGTGAAGACTTCGGGCTTAACATTGATTTTGTAGATGCCAGTGAGCACTTCTTGGACAAACTCAAGGGAGTTACGGATCCTGAAAAGAAACGGAAGATCATCGGGAAAGAATTTATTGCAACCTTCTCCAACGAAGCCCGCAAGTTTAAGGACGTGGACTTTTTGGCTCAAGGAACGCTTTACACCGATGTAATTGAATCCGGAACTGATACGGCCCAAACGATTAAATCTCACCACAACGTCGGCGGGTTGCCAGAAGACTTGCAGTTCAAGCTAATTGAACCACTTAACAAGCTCTTCAAAGATGAAGTTCGTGAACTCGGCGAAAAACTGGGTATGCCTAGCGAACTCGTTTGGCGACAACCATTCCCTGGTCCGGGACTTGCCATTCGGGTCATTGGAGAAGTAACTCCCGAACGCCTCCGGATGGTACGTGATTCTGACGCCATTTTACGGGATGAATTTGCCAAAGCCGGACTCAACAAGACCGTTTGGCAGTACTTCACGGCTCTACCTGGCATCCGCAGCGTCGGGGTCATGGGTGACGAACGGACTTACGATGAAGCCGTCACGATTCGGGCCGTCACCTCTGTCGATGGAATGACCGCTGAATTTGCCGAAGTTCCGTGGGAAGTGCTCGGTAAGATTTCCAAACGCATCGTCGATGATGTTCCAGGAGTTAACCGGGTCCTGTATGACATTACGGGTAAGCCACCTGCCACAATCGAATACGAATAA
- a CDS encoding helix-turn-helix transcriptional regulator, translated as MLHRENQLHPSNSSSAADLIKEFMDYHSITQQDLAQRIGVSQKHISELLNRKTYLNPDEALKIQKVMGISSSLLLNLNSNYLLNEQKDKVMVSDNNVYEWTKINE; from the coding sequence ATGTTACATCGTGAAAATCAACTCCATCCTTCCAATTCAAGTTCAGCTGCCGATTTAATCAAAGAATTTATGGACTACCATTCGATTACACAGCAAGACTTAGCTCAAAGAATCGGGGTGTCTCAAAAACACATTTCTGAACTACTCAATAGAAAAACCTATTTAAATCCAGATGAAGCCCTTAAAATTCAAAAAGTAATGGGCATTTCTAGTTCCCTATTATTGAACTTAAACAGTAACTATCTGCTAAATGAACAAAAAGATAAAGTTATGGTCTCTGACAATAACGTCTATGAATGGACTAAAATTAATGAGTAA
- a CDS encoding ArgE/DapE family deacylase, with protein MDKNEKLQILSDLVAINSVNGNELEVAEYLQKLLQQHDIQSKIIPLENDETRANLVVELGNQKPVLAITGHMDTVAVNDDWDTNPFQMTAKDGKLYGRGVTDMKSGLAAMVIAMIELKEAGTLIPGTIRLLATAGEEVDMPGAEALEKQGYMDDVDALLIGEPSGYRIAYASKGEINITFKSQGKAAHSSMPEFGLNAAQQLIEFWNQLKADLDHKDSTVKNHILGNDVYNIDVIRGGNQANTIPAEAEALVNIRTVPEFNNQTVMDIIDKRVAAFNAEQPADGKISHEMGMNIISVEGDANSTLIPMIQKLVKDKVGINVPVIGIPGATDASKLLVKHPVGFNTVVFGPGKTEMAHHKNEYCDENMYLEFTELYRDLFPNYLATLAK; from the coding sequence ATGGATAAAAACGAAAAATTACAAATTTTAAGTGATCTGGTGGCCATTAATAGTGTAAACGGAAACGAACTAGAAGTGGCCGAATACCTACAAAAGTTATTACAGCAACACGATATTCAGTCTAAAATCATTCCGTTAGAAAATGACGAAACACGAGCTAATTTAGTGGTAGAATTAGGGAATCAAAAACCAGTTTTAGCAATTACTGGACACATGGATACAGTTGCCGTTAACGATGATTGGGACACTAATCCATTCCAAATGACGGCTAAAGATGGCAAATTATATGGTCGAGGAGTAACTGACATGAAAAGTGGGTTGGCAGCCATGGTAATTGCCATGATTGAACTCAAGGAAGCGGGAACGCTAATTCCAGGTACGATTCGACTGTTAGCCACGGCGGGGGAAGAAGTTGATATGCCTGGAGCTGAAGCTTTAGAGAAACAGGGATATATGGATGACGTTGATGCTTTGCTAATTGGAGAGCCCAGTGGTTATCGGATTGCATATGCTAGCAAGGGTGAAATTAACATCACCTTTAAATCCCAAGGAAAAGCTGCTCACAGTTCAATGCCTGAATTTGGATTGAATGCAGCTCAACAATTGATTGAATTTTGGAATCAACTGAAAGCTGATTTGGATCACAAGGATAGCACTGTGAAGAATCACATTCTTGGTAACGATGTTTATAACATTGACGTCATTCGGGGAGGTAACCAGGCTAATACTATTCCAGCGGAAGCTGAGGCACTAGTTAATATTCGGACTGTTCCGGAATTTAACAATCAAACGGTTATGGATATCATTGATAAGCGAGTAGCTGCTTTTAATGCTGAACAACCAGCAGATGGAAAGATTTCCCATGAAATGGGTATGAACATTATTTCTGTTGAAGGTGATGCTAATTCTACGTTAATTCCCATGATCCAAAAACTAGTAAAGGATAAGGTTGGAATTAATGTTCCAGTTATTGGAATTCCTGGGGCAACGGATGCATCAAAGCTTTTGGTAAAACATCCGGTTGGATTCAATACGGTTGTTTTTGGACCGGGAAAAACAGAAATGGCTCACCACAAGAACGAGTATTGTGATGAAAACATGTACTTAGAGTTTACAGAATTATACCGTGACCTCTTTCCTAATTATCTAGCCACGTTAGCAAAATAG
- a CDS encoding helix-turn-helix domain-containing protein, producing the protein MANERLGEYLRQERTKRNYSVRQLALQADVSASYISRLENGRTTHEIKPSTVKKLANGLRIDEQTLLRQAGFNPAYDQDNQQQPVFQLPLLKNPLVKNNLDHPDNLICYLPFLKSQVDVNSKYLIRYPIKRWPSRMGQESLLILTEFEQVDNLINQMVVLVQDQQFYLGRLRKWQNHLFMVDENANLTEIKVQRNLKRHLFHVSLMLDKYN; encoded by the coding sequence ATGGCAAATGAACGTTTGGGTGAGTATTTAAGACAAGAACGAACAAAGCGGAACTACTCAGTTCGGCAATTAGCCTTGCAAGCAGATGTCTCTGCTTCATACATATCTAGATTAGAAAATGGGCGTACTACCCACGAAATCAAGCCCAGTACTGTGAAAAAATTAGCCAACGGATTACGGATTGATGAGCAAACGTTATTGCGCCAGGCAGGTTTTAATCCTGCGTATGATCAGGATAATCAACAACAACCCGTGTTTCAGCTGCCACTTTTAAAAAATCCACTCGTAAAAAATAATCTTGATCATCCTGATAATCTCATTTGTTACCTGCCTTTTTTGAAATCACAAGTTGACGTTAACAGTAAGTATCTGATTCGGTATCCAATTAAGCGGTGGCCCTCTCGAATGGGGCAGGAATCCTTGCTGATTTTAACCGAATTTGAACAGGTCGATAATTTGATTAATCAAATGGTGGTATTGGTGCAGGATCAGCAATTTTATTTAGGGCGGTTACGCAAATGGCAGAATCACCTGTTTATGGTAGATGAGAATGCTAATTTAACGGAGATTAAAGTGCAACGAAATTTGAAGCGCCACCTGTTTCACGTGTCCTTGATGTTAGATAAATATAACTAA
- a CDS encoding LysM peptidoglycan-binding domain-containing protein: MNMNKKNLLTGLLLSSVALGVFVTANSITTNASTGSTTKTTAKDKPVQKTITIQPGDTVSQYAVTYNSTVKDIADLNKLPDANLIYAGAQITIPVNTRKPGESIYAGWNQAATTNGTKAAQVVTGSNYQTPATTNEQGTITKGNVATTNNDTANSKAATTSTSSQTTAPAPIATNNAGTTVSGTNTHENSATTNSGVANPAPQSNGQPTSTNPAPAQTGNQTQGGVTPTPNQGSQSTPSTPVDNGLHANNGTQTPSQNNGAPSQPNTGNSTVTTPTPGTPNTDKPSQEPIPNQGNQGQNNTPSNPTNDGNSNQGQPTNPSDNKNNGQSTEYVPTEAGLKAALQAKIDDDNANAGMKNHPVNPQSSGTISGGSENLPLKGVFTSDEQVIDQLWEQEGNANLVKEELTSFTFKNNGNGTFTVEYTVTYYTA, from the coding sequence ATGAATATGAATAAAAAAAATTTACTAACAGGATTACTCTTGAGCTCTGTTGCTCTAGGAGTATTTGTCACAGCTAACAGCATTACTACTAACGCTTCCACTGGTAGTACGACTAAAACAACTGCTAAAGATAAACCAGTCCAAAAAACAATTACAATTCAACCTGGTGATACGGTTTCTCAATACGCTGTTACTTACAACAGCACCGTTAAAGACATTGCCGATTTAAACAAGCTGCCCGATGCTAACTTAATTTATGCAGGTGCTCAAATCACTATTCCCGTAAACACCAGAAAACCAGGTGAAAGCATCTACGCAGGTTGGAACCAAGCAGCAACCACCAATGGAACGAAAGCTGCTCAAGTAGTTACAGGTTCTAACTATCAAACTCCTGCTACTACTAACGAACAAGGAACTATTACCAAAGGAAACGTTGCAACCACTAATAACGATACGGCTAATTCAAAAGCTGCAACAACCTCGACTAGTTCCCAAACAACTGCACCAGCTCCAATTGCTACTAACAATGCTGGTACAACTGTTTCAGGAACTAATACTCACGAAAATAGTGCAACCACTAATTCTGGAGTAGCTAACCCAGCTCCACAATCAAATGGTCAACCAACATCAACAAATCCTGCTCCAGCACAAACCGGTAACCAAACTCAAGGTGGAGTTACTCCTACTCCAAACCAAGGCAGTCAAAGTACGCCCTCCACTCCCGTAGATAATGGTTTGCACGCTAATAATGGTACCCAAACTCCAAGTCAAAATAACGGTGCTCCTAGTCAACCAAATACTGGAAACAGCACCGTTACAACTCCTACTCCAGGTACTCCTAACACTGATAAGCCAAGTCAAGAACCAATTCCAAATCAAGGAAACCAGGGACAAAATAATACCCCTAGCAACCCAACTAATGATGGAAATAGTAACCAAGGTCAACCAACTAACCCGTCTGACAATAAAAACAATGGACAATCTACTGAGTATGTTCCAACTGAAGCAGGCTTAAAAGCAGCATTACAAGCTAAAATTGACGATGACAATGCAAATGCTGGAATGAAAAATCATCCAGTAAATCCCCAAAGCTCAGGAACAATTAGTGGCGGTAGTGAAAACTTACCATTAAAGGGCGTATTTACATCAGATGAACAAGTTATTGACCAACTTTGGGAACAAGAAGGAAATGCTAATCTTGTAAAAGAAGAGCTTACCAGTTTCACTTTCAAAAATAATGGAAACGGTACATTTACAGTTGAATATACCGTGACTTACTACACTGCTTAG
- a CDS encoding zinc-ribbon domain-containing protein: MKCTNCGQELNPGQKFCPNCGQSVQPQVKKTVKSEPPKSASTVKDEWDRAAKSTWDKIKEKPSLQWIIGLFAFIVIVGVVIFMFKPEQLNGSYSHSTNLIVTNVKEKVMFKGNKFTDNQGDEGTYKIDGDQLKLDGKINGKKTKAVATLSKDRKSFDLSGEKFTKDDE, encoded by the coding sequence ATGAAATGTACTAATTGTGGTCAAGAACTCAACCCTGGACAAAAATTTTGCCCTAACTGTGGTCAATCAGTTCAACCTCAAGTCAAAAAAACGGTCAAATCAGAACCACCAAAGTCCGCTTCAACCGTTAAAGATGAATGGGACCGTGCCGCTAAATCAACGTGGGACAAGATAAAAGAAAAACCCAGTCTTCAATGGATTATCGGTCTTTTCGCTTTTATCGTAATTGTGGGGGTTGTCATTTTTATGTTTAAACCTGAACAACTTAACGGCTCTTACTCTCATAGTACTAACTTAATTGTCACAAACGTGAAAGAAAAAGTAATGTTCAAAGGTAATAAATTTACCGATAACCAAGGAGACGAAGGCACTTACAAAATTGATGGCGACCAGCTAAAGCTAGATGGAAAAATCAACGGCAAGAAGACCAAAGCCGTTGCCACTCTATCTAAAGATCGGAAGTCATTCGACCTATCAGGAGAAAAATTTACAAAAGATGATGAATAA
- a CDS encoding DUF6287 domain-containing protein, protein MNKKISLLAVAGVTLLTITACGSQGQSKSDSKSSSTTTHATKKSDSKKMNNKKQADKQKTPTEQSMNLQQIQKGNYQSIAGDWQEVGRVENHHDGNGPTYVSGGQDQLTVTQNELRTTDITMQGTKLTDHNGTHDLGFIDANGQLQAQLKDEDSAPINWIITFYPKGNATDFNEDGSKTANQQDLISVWTSNNNVKTVYAKKSGNATKEQAKTDQQPKQEASSKFNLNQLMNNNFSSLVGKWQNQAGDSFTVTNQVEDKPDDSNVMYKKGAVVENHDTNGHKTVIGTGSMSNGYLMSGIGTFDTQTPGAFEPLAIVPKGQKAGDQDDSNVNKDRLIIGGGQTGYASQAYYRQ, encoded by the coding sequence ATGAATAAAAAGATTAGTTTATTAGCAGTTGCCGGTGTGACCCTCTTAACTATAACCGCTTGTGGTAGTCAGGGTCAGAGTAAGTCCGATTCAAAATCCAGTTCTACTACCACTCATGCAACTAAAAAATCAGATTCAAAAAAAATGAATAATAAAAAGCAAGCCGACAAGCAAAAGACTCCAACTGAGCAATCAATGAACTTGCAACAAATTCAGAAAGGAAATTATCAAAGTATCGCTGGAGATTGGCAAGAAGTGGGTCGGGTTGAGAATCATCATGATGGCAATGGTCCTACCTACGTTAGTGGTGGTCAGGATCAATTAACCGTTACCCAAAATGAACTTAGAACTACTGACATCACAATGCAGGGCACTAAGTTGACTGACCACAATGGTACTCACGATTTGGGTTTCATTGATGCAAATGGACAACTTCAAGCTCAATTAAAAGACGAGGATAGTGCCCCAATTAACTGGATCATTACCTTTTATCCAAAAGGTAATGCCACCGACTTTAACGAGGATGGTAGCAAGACCGCTAACCAACAAGACTTAATCTCTGTTTGGACCAGTAATAACAACGTCAAAACTGTTTATGCTAAAAAGTCCGGGAATGCTACTAAGGAGCAAGCCAAAACAGATCAACAACCGAAACAAGAAGCTAGTTCAAAGTTTAATCTAAATCAATTAATGAATAATAACTTTAGTAGTTTGGTTGGAAAATGGCAGAATCAAGCTGGCGATTCCTTTACGGTTACTAACCAAGTGGAAGACAAACCAGATGATTCTAATGTGATGTACAAAAAAGGGGCCGTCGTTGAAAATCACGATACAAACGGTCACAAGACTGTTATTGGAACCGGAAGTATGAGCAATGGCTATTTGATGAGCGGGATTGGTACCTTTGATACCCAAACGCCGGGTGCATTTGAACCACTTGCGATTGTTCCCAAAGGACAAAAAGCAGGTGATCAGGATGATTCTAATGTGAATAAGGATCGATTAATTATTGGTGGCGGACAAACTGGTTATGCCAGCCAGGCTTATTACCGTCAGTAA
- a CDS encoding cation:proton antiporter, with amino-acid sequence MHILEAVLILLGLVLISNVASHYITIVPVSLIQIVLGVGMALLFDFKIDLDTTWFLLLFIAPLLFNDGRDFPKKELWELRGPIFENAIWLVFLTTIVGGFIVNWIIPSMPLAVCFALIAILSPTDPVAVQSISKRVNLPKSILHLVSGESLINDASGLIAFKYAIVAVVTGYFSFYKAAGDFIYMSLMGLFIGWLLMQVLLWVRNKLDSIHFHDAIFSVVLQILTPFLIYVVAEDYLHASGVIAVVTAGILDHLQSKRVTGQTPEITLLTNRTWDIIVYCLNGVVFLILGIELPIAMQSVIKGNKYGTLESIGYAFLIWLMILIIRVVWILGYQSFSYYVTKRERKKPQFKIGLLAGLSGVRGAITMAGVLSVPAVIDTGAPFPDRALMLFIAAGVIVISLVAASITLPLIAPGQGTIKTRASSIKDDEPEDDNEEENEKQNSSYVSYAVAKLYMMNSAIAYLESNKTESNQRAVFDIIMDYEVAIRKQQRRFNNRPETTKNFNETIALRRVALKGQRNSIEELYQQKLIGPDAYWIATRHLNQDEYRLSQATGSKQSRIKVQHISLWTRIIHLLKFWQWNQQATQKTKDDLRLVQRVASQGAIKAINTFLNRDDINRKDFSAQNVHFLLVYYQNQVQKAKSFGDTKQEEEQYEREVLELQTQSLEAQRKAIETLIDNGHISRNMGLHLRQNVNYEETILLNEYKREND; translated from the coding sequence ATGCACATTTTAGAAGCCGTGCTCATTTTGCTCGGTTTGGTTTTAATTTCCAACGTTGCTAGTCACTACATTACAATTGTGCCCGTTAGCTTGATTCAAATCGTGCTCGGGGTCGGAATGGCATTACTCTTCGACTTCAAAATTGATCTAGATACTACCTGGTTCCTCCTACTGTTTATTGCGCCGTTACTGTTTAATGACGGTCGTGACTTTCCTAAAAAGGAGCTCTGGGAACTACGGGGACCAATTTTTGAAAATGCCATCTGGCTGGTCTTTTTAACCACGATCGTCGGTGGCTTCATCGTCAACTGGATAATCCCGTCAATGCCGTTGGCAGTTTGTTTCGCTCTGATTGCCATCCTGTCTCCCACCGATCCGGTAGCCGTACAATCAATCTCCAAACGAGTGAACCTGCCGAAAAGTATCCTGCACTTGGTTAGTGGAGAAAGTCTTATCAACGATGCCAGTGGTCTAATTGCCTTTAAATATGCGATTGTGGCCGTCGTAACTGGCTACTTTTCTTTCTACAAAGCCGCCGGAGACTTTATCTACATGTCACTGATGGGACTCTTCATCGGATGGCTTTTAATGCAAGTCCTATTGTGGGTTAGAAATAAACTCGATAGCATCCACTTTCACGACGCCATTTTTAGTGTGGTGCTCCAAATCTTGACCCCCTTCTTGATTTACGTGGTAGCCGAAGATTATCTGCACGCCTCTGGAGTAATTGCAGTGGTGACCGCCGGAATTCTAGATCACTTACAGAGTAAGCGGGTCACTGGTCAAACCCCAGAAATCACATTGTTAACAAACCGCACTTGGGACATCATCGTTTACTGCTTAAATGGGGTTGTCTTTCTGATTCTTGGAATTGAACTCCCAATTGCAATGCAGAGTGTGATCAAGGGCAATAAGTATGGAACTCTGGAATCAATTGGTTATGCCTTTTTAATCTGGCTGATGATTTTAATCATTCGGGTGGTTTGGATTTTAGGTTACCAATCATTCTCATACTACGTAACGAAGCGGGAAAGGAAGAAGCCGCAATTTAAGATTGGATTGCTCGCTGGGCTTTCTGGAGTTCGTGGTGCAATCACCATGGCTGGAGTACTTTCTGTTCCCGCCGTGATTGATACTGGAGCCCCTTTCCCGGATCGCGCTCTGATGCTTTTTATTGCTGCTGGAGTCATTGTAATTAGTTTGGTAGCCGCGTCCATCACCCTCCCCCTAATTGCCCCGGGCCAAGGAACGATTAAAACCCGAGCTTCCAGCATTAAGGACGATGAACCAGAAGACGACAATGAAGAGGAAAATGAGAAGCAGAACAGTTCCTATGTCAGCTATGCGGTTGCTAAACTCTATATGATGAACTCAGCGATTGCCTACTTGGAGTCCAACAAAACGGAATCAAATCAGCGGGCCGTCTTTGACATCATCATGGACTACGAAGTAGCCATCAGAAAACAACAGCGACGCTTCAATAATCGTCCTGAAACTACCAAAAACTTCAACGAAACAATTGCCCTACGAAGGGTAGCACTCAAGGGACAACGTAATTCGATTGAGGAATTATACCAACAAAAACTAATTGGGCCTGATGCTTACTGGATTGCAACCCGACATTTAAATCAAGATGAGTATCGCCTATCGCAAGCAACCGGATCCAAGCAGTCACGGATTAAAGTACAACACATCAGTCTGTGGACTAGGATCATTCACCTCTTGAAGTTCTGGCAGTGGAACCAACAGGCGACCCAAAAAACAAAGGATGATTTACGGTTAGTCCAAAGAGTGGCCTCCCAGGGAGCCATCAAAGCGATTAACACCTTCTTAAACCGGGATGACATTAACCGCAAGGATTTTTCAGCTCAAAACGTTCATTTTCTCCTAGTTTACTACCAAAATCAAGTTCAAAAAGCCAAGTCATTTGGTGATACGAAACAAGAAGAAGAACAGTATGAGCGAGAAGTGCTAGAACTCCAAACCCAGTCATTGGAAGCACAGCGCAAAGCAATTGAAACCCTCATTGATAACGGCCATATTTCCCGTAACATGGGCTTACACTTACGCCAAAATGTCAACTATGAAGAAACAATTTTGTTAAATGAATATAAAAGAGAAAATGATTAA
- a CDS encoding WxL domain-containing protein, protein MKKNKLVLGGIASFAAVLGLAAAAPAVNADPISNADLPANTSTTMNSKTGSVAATSNAHVAVQTGYLTLNQVPDLNFTPTSQSTKNQTQGLMDNNTGNRKSQLSVTDSRNTTDAQNGWTLNAQLGNFTNENGGAATTSPWAVNLKNTGYKNSENTRVSVNPNAKIVSGGDGANVITATANQGLGTTDIDYSQQGDRVASLDVPANTPAGAYDAPITWTLTAGTTANPTPDNK, encoded by the coding sequence ATGAAGAAAAACAAGCTTGTTCTTGGTGGAATCGCTTCTTTTGCCGCTGTACTTGGCTTAGCTGCTGCAGCACCTGCTGTTAACGCTGACCCAATCAGCAATGCCGATTTGCCAGCTAATACTAGCACTACTATGAACTCTAAGACTGGTAGTGTTGCTGCAACTTCAAACGCCCACGTGGCTGTTCAAACTGGTTACTTGACTTTAAACCAAGTTCCTGACTTGAACTTTACCCCAACTAGTCAATCAACCAAGAACCAAACTCAAGGTTTGATGGACAACAACACTGGTAACCGTAAGAGCCAACTTTCCGTTACTGACAGTCGGAACACTACTGACGCTCAAAACGGTTGGACTCTAAACGCTCAATTAGGTAACTTCACCAACGAAAATGGTGGTGCTGCTACTACTTCACCTTGGGCAGTTAACTTAAAGAACACTGGTTACAAGAACAGTGAAAACACTCGTGTTTCCGTTAACCCTAACGCTAAGATTGTTTCTGGTGGTGACGGTGCTAACGTTATTACCGCTACTGCTAACCAAGGTCTTGGTACTACTGACATTGACTACAGCCAACAAGGTGACCGGGTTGCCAGCTTAGACGTTCCTGCTAACACACCAGCCGGTGCATACGATGCTCCTATCACTTGGACATTAACTGCTGGAACCACTGCTAACCCAACTCCAGATAACAAATAA
- a CDS encoding DUF916 domain-containing protein — protein MISKHHKLSLLLGVASFAFLLAWLVPTANATPGPGVAVKPNYPATQIDKGGSFFFKTKPGEPQTITIDLANLANYSQTLTIEPTTAYTSKEGSITYKPGKVPYDKTLKYKMRDLITEKKQKVTIPADRTKTVSFTVNPPKKDYKGVILGALYVKTENRNDNVNANNININNKMALVMPVMIKSQDKKVNPKLTVPSIKPDKSGSQTIINTKLANERPTTIKGLEIKDRIYRKGNPKKTLSKNQLYQLSMAPNSNFQTQNDFGKNALLPGTYHLSLRAHDQNGNHWKIEKDFTVSIKDSVIYNNNNWWWIALLIALLLIILLLLYLIYRQKKKQKELLKDQAK, from the coding sequence ATGATTTCTAAACACCATAAGTTAAGTTTACTCCTTGGAGTAGCCAGTTTTGCTTTCCTGCTTGCTTGGTTGGTTCCAACTGCCAATGCCACACCTGGTCCGGGAGTGGCAGTCAAACCCAACTACCCGGCAACTCAAATTGACAAAGGTGGTTCATTCTTCTTCAAAACCAAACCTGGAGAACCACAAACCATTACAATTGATTTGGCTAACCTGGCTAACTATTCTCAAACTTTGACAATCGAACCAACCACCGCTTACACGTCTAAGGAAGGATCAATTACCTACAAACCTGGTAAAGTTCCTTACGATAAAACGTTAAAATATAAAATGCGGGATCTAATTACAGAAAAAAAGCAGAAGGTCACGATTCCTGCTGACCGAACCAAAACGGTTAGTTTTACGGTTAACCCTCCCAAAAAGGATTATAAGGGGGTTATTCTCGGGGCACTGTACGTTAAGACAGAAAATCGGAATGACAATGTCAATGCCAACAACATCAACATCAATAACAAAATGGCTTTGGTAATGCCTGTCATGATCAAGTCCCAGGATAAAAAAGTTAATCCTAAACTGACTGTCCCAAGTATCAAACCGGACAAGAGCGGATCGCAAACAATCATTAATACCAAGTTAGCAAACGAACGTCCAACGACGATTAAAGGACTTGAGATTAAGGACCGCATTTACCGGAAGGGAAATCCCAAGAAAACACTTTCCAAGAATCAGCTATATCAGCTGAGCATGGCTCCTAACTCAAACTTTCAAACCCAAAATGATTTTGGAAAAAATGCTTTGCTACCAGGGACTTATCATTTGAGTCTCCGTGCCCACGATCAAAATGGGAATCACTGGAAAATTGAAAAAGACTTCACGGTTTCAATCAAAGATTCAGTAATTTACAACAATAACAACTGGTGGTGGATTGCTCTTCTGATTGCCCTTCTATTAATCATCTTGCTCTTGTTATACTTGATTTACAGACAGAAAAAGAAACAAAAGGAACTCCTTAAAGACCAAGCTAAATAG